GCCTACTTGATAAAGAAGACGATGAAATAAGTGCGTGTGTGGGAGGGGGAGAGGGAGTTCAAGGTGCAATGGTGAaggttaaggatgaagaagaaattGATGGTGATGTAGCGTGTTATCTGGAATCGGTTTTTGATGATGCCTTTCATTGGAATAACATTGAGTCTGTGCTGTCAGATGCACGGGAAGAGAAGGAGGGTGTGGTGGCGTGTGATGGAGGTGTCGGTGATGAAGAAGGAGGAACAAAGAGAGACATATTTTTGAGACTAAACTATGATGAGGTTATTACTGCTTGGTCTAGCCAAGGTTCTTCTCCATGGACAACTTCAAACCCACCTAAGTTCAACTCTGATTATGACTTCTCCTTGGTACTACTACTACTTCTAATACTtgactttcttttttcaatgattttgtgcttgtttggattaaaatttacaaatttaagtTTGAAAGTTCAAACCGAGTTTGCAAAAATAGTCCtcccttttctttcatttcaaattaagttTTAAGGAAAAATTGAAGCTAAACACAATTTACAATGCAACCCAACTGAAAACTAAACAAGAgtctttttcaattttacttttttaatagaCTTTGGGAGCCTCCCAACTGAAAATTAACCGAACATGCCCTTTATCTCTTTGAGTAATGCTAGCTAGTATATAAGCTATGCATGCACAATTGTATCTATCGTCATCTATGATTGACATGTGAGTGTTTGTTATTTTCAGGGTTTGAGTGGTGTAGGTGGGGAAGTAAGAAGCTTAAGGGGGCACCTAGATGGTGGAAGAGAAGCAAGAGTGTCAAGGTATAGAGAGAAGAGAAGGACTCGTTTGTTTGCAAAGAAGATAAGATATGAAGTAAGGAAGTTGAACGCAGAGAAAAGGCCTAGAATGAAAGGTCGTTTTGTGAAGAGGACATGCTTTGTTGGAGCCAATGCTTTTCCTGCTTACCACTGACATCAATCAATTAACGGATCCATCTTTGCTTTTTCTGCAAATTTGGGTTAATACTTGGTTTGGCTATATATATGTACGTATATATAGCCTGTATTATATAAATACTAGTAAATAATATTACTGGGCCAGGTTAATTTTACTAGAATTGTTGCTTGGGATATTTCTGTCTATATATATCTCTAGACAGGTTTAGTAATTAGTACTAATTAATGATCATCTTTATTGGCAGGTTTAAGCCTTTTGGAATCCCTTTTCATTGTTTCTTATTAGAAATTCAATTGTTCAATGCTGATGCTGTTATTAGCTAGTTGATATTTTAGGCTgctgaattttatatatatttatctgcTAGATCGTGACTTCAGTTTCATGTTTTATGTACATGAAGAACAAAACAACATGAGGGTCGGAGTTGCAAATATTAATGCATCACAAATTTGAACAAATTCATTAATAATCTTCTCAAGTTATGTACTGCATGATGGGAATCTGGAATTCATCTCAGTGAGAAAGGCCGGGTTGGAAATTGGAATAGTTGTTAATGCAATTAATtggatttaaaaatatatggaaGCGTAGTTATGGAAAGAGGAAAGCCACCCCATACCTATATATATTAAGACAATAAATCCAGCTTCTGCTTAGTGGTGGTTTAAAACTGTTAAAAGCATATAAGAATGGATTTAAAAAAACGTAATCAGTTTCTTTTAAGGCAACATAATCAGTTTTCACTCAAACTAAAACACTCCtaaaattcatgttatttttcacttatgtcatgtaatttatttctttcctaattttcatgctctatatttcttttattcttacCAAATAGACATATCAAATGTTTTTCCAAGAACAATCTCATATACTTgtggtaaaattaaatttgttatatcAAGGAGTATAGCAAGTTAAAGGGTCTCTTATGAAATTGTTCTTATTCCGTTGAGTGGGGACAAAAGTTTTGTAGGGTTATTCACTATCTTTTTAAGTTTGTTTAGAAAACGTGTAAGTTTTATTTAACATAACAAACACTTTTGCGAAGAATTTTTATAGACATGAGTAAAGTAGTTTatcagaagaaataaaaaactttaagtAGCAAATTAAATCAcgttaataagtttttttttattctttatggtatattatttgttgtattttcatCATCCATCCTTACTATGTGGGGTTTTGCCCCCAACACATAGAACTAACAGTGGCATACAATACTCCTATGGGGGTTCACCATTACTATTTCACAGGGAACGATGTGTGGAATTACAATACTTTTTCATTAGATTtagttttgataaagaaaatcattcaaataaaagattttattatcTCCAAAGAACTAAATACGGAATGGGCCAAAAAGAGAATTCAATCTTGGAGCACTAatgaacaattgcttgttggcaaagtttatgaatacattagaggtACCAAGCCTACTATTAgttggtgttctgttatatggaacccagcaattccccctaagatgtctttcattctatggcttgctaaaaggaaccggctgcttactcttgacaaagctgcttttttgaacaagggttTCGTCTGtcctttatgttcaaatgaggtTGAGTCAAATGCTCGTTTGTTCTTTTCTTACAGGAAATCTCTCTaagtttgggctcacattcgtgatttgaCTCCTTTTCGCAGGCGTTTCACTTCTTTGCAgcgcattactgactctttaattaggggcTGACCCACATCAGGTGTTCAAAGAAAATTTCGTTGTCTAGCTATAAcaattacagtctactgcatctgactgtctaggaacaagctgatttttgaagattatcaattttctgtaatagaggttattaacaagattaagtttcttatgtatagacaagcgcacttgttgcaattgttttaACATCTTGATGTAGACCTTCTTGTATTAGgaagacttttgattttctctagcTGCGGGGTATGTCCcatttattgttgtatcattttaagtttaatataatttacatttttcccaaCAGTGGCAGCTTATTACTGAAATCGAAAATGAAAACTCCTATCAACAACCACAAGCTCATCATCATGAGTCATGACCTCTGCATGTATggtcatatttatatttattcagGATACAAATTCAACAAGATGTGCCCACTTGCGTCCATGGTCGGTACATACaattataaatgatataataactTGTAATTAAATTGTCTTTCTGATAGCTCGAGAGCTACATGCATAAGCGCAGTAGATGACAGATCATGACATGCAAGTTTTGTTCTCTCCCTATATATGAGCAATGAGTGTTTACTGGACcagattttatgaaaatgaaataacGGAAACTTCAAAAAGGTAATTGGCTCAGGCAGAAACTCAAAATGGCAAATGGGTCAGCACACGacatataatcatcatcatGTCTCAATTTGTATTGCTTGGTCCCTCCCAATCACTCACACGATCCTTAACTTTTCTTTATGAATTACTTTCCTTTTTATGGGTCCCTTTCTGCTGCAATTAGCTTCCCGTTAATAGGAGTAGAGCCACCCAATATATGCTAGCTGTTCCGTCTCCTTTCAACTTGCACTTTTGAACATGCATGGTCCTTTCCTAATTGAgaggaatgtttttttttttaagtcataatTGAGAGGAATGTGTCTAGGATTTTTTTCCTCCCACTTCATATCATTGCTAGTTCATATCATTTCCTAATTGACTCaaagttgtttttatttcaCGAGTCTCTAATTCAATTTGGCCAGCAATGCTAAGTTCATGCGTTTGACTTTCCTAACGTCCAAACCACCCTATCTCTTCTTAGTTACTTTTTCCAAGCCACCGAGATAGATTTTCCTTATCTTTTTCTGAATATCCCCAAGCAATCTTAATAAATAGAGCCAACAAGATGGATTTTCCTTCTCCTTAAAGAATCTTTTGAACGCATTAACtctattattaattgaaatttattgatgAATGGTGTGGGTAGTCTATTCAAGCATGACATAATATTGATTCactaaaaaatcaatttcacgGAGTACTATTATATCTTACAAATCTTTCCGCAAATCTTAGTAATACCTtggcaaaaaaattaaatgaaaaatatgtatattaatgatttaaaaactttaaaatattcaatactttttttttatttagtaagaATATTGGTAAGAAAAATTTGTAGAaagatttagaattattttttcaaacatcTTAACCATTAATGTTGGTTATGTTCaagaatatattttagttaacttCTAACATTTTTTACTAGTCGAAAAATTTGttgttaaaaacttattttattgttCATTAAACAGGTTTTAGTAACATATTGTAACGTTTGTTGAAATATTacttgaagtaatatttttaaaatgttagcttctaatttttagttaattttttttatatttttttaatttttatcctcaatatatttatccaatttttttattctttttaaataaatcatagttttaatatttttttgtcattttaaacTTTTCACCTGCTTTAACCGTTAGTTTTACcgaacatttataattttaaaagttaatttttgagCTTTCAATGGTTGGTTTTTGTTAATAGATTGATAACTGTAtcaattttatcacaaatagtaaaaattaaaatggaagtacaagtgtcgaatccacatgaACTTTGATTGTACTTAAATGATGCAAACTCAATTATTAAACAATGAGAAGaagtagaaaagaaaatgaattgtAAGTGTGAAAATtgggataaaagaaaagaagaaagataacaagaaaaataaataatagtttaaATGCGAAAAGATGAAGTTAGAATGCAATAATGTTAGAGCCTAGTATGTTAAAACTACTTATAATGAAAGGTAAAAGACTTATCCTTGTTTCCACCCGCATCTATTCAATTACACTATCTTTGGTTTCCCACATGAAGGACCGTTTATTTATCATTTACCCCCAAATTTCTTTGCAGAGACAAAAATAACAAACCATATTAAGATAAGAGATGCAAAGATTCTTTAATTTGGGCAAAACAAATGTCAATCTATTTAtagcaataaatttatttagatatcatttctcaattctttagaaaataatcatttttcaataCATTACCCTCTAAACATTATATGAGTGGTCAGACCATAATGACAGGAAAGCATAGAGAGAAATAATAGAAACaaaattgcattaaatagataatatgaAAGAATTACATTAAGAGTTTGGTCTCAGTCTTCTAATAAAAggagtttagcctctcataaCCATGAAAGACTTTACACCTTACGAACTAATGAAAGAAGGGGTTGGATGactaataacaagaaaaaaaaagggaatgaCAAAGGAAGATGATTTCTCCTAAGAGATAGACTCAGACTTTGGATAAATCTTAGACTCGGTGTGTATTTTTCTTGTGCTTCGTACTCCTTTTATGGACCTAAGATGGCTTACTAAGCGAGCTGTccaatttttctaattttttcttcaaggttttttctttcaatatttgtatccattttcttccaaaacacttgaattcttcttctttcaaatttttctaataaaaaattacaaatatattaatttttttccattaaaaacaacaataaagtaaaaaaattataattacttttaaataaaattgactatcaaattaactcaaatttcacagttattatttttttaatttttaggtaaATTTTCAACTAAATTTTACCGAAGATAACTATTGTTTCGtaacttcattaaaaataagaatcaaTTTAACAAGCAACATTAAGTAGTTAATGAATCAAGTTACGACTAAACTTATGATCCAGCTTTACTCATTGTTAACCCTACTCCTGAAGAGATTAATCTTAATCTCGTAGTCTTTACTGTTGCCTGTCGCTTTCTATGGAAATGGTCAAGGAGCACAAAGCTAAAAGTACATGAGAAAATTTTCTACCCAGGCCAAcaaatatatagttttaatctaaattaaatatttattttatataacataagtttatataaattataatatatataatacaattaaattttatgacaaagaaatattttgagtgtataaattatattgtatatttataataaataatttatattgtaatatagagttatttttaattattgataattttttaaaaaaatatattgaaattcaagttaaaattaaaaatattaaaaatgatagattaacAAAAtaagcagtaaaaaaaaaaacctcataCAAACGCTCTAGTTGAATAATGTCAATTACTAAAAATGTTATTGTAAAAGATAAtcattctaattctaatttataGAGAGAGAGGTAACGTTGTTTTTGGCTccatttgattcaatttttcaTCAAAAGTCTCTTAGAaccaaacttaaaaaatatatacggttcagtttttttttttttttaaattcaaaccaATCCAAACAAATATTGTGTTGTTTGATTCGATTcaatttttgtagtttttagtaaaatataattacattaaaaatatgttgataACAATCCACGCAACTTATTAATATGCTAAAccttttacaataaaatatataaaatttcatttattttaaatcaaacatatcttaaaaagtcatttaaaaaaaaagtaatatccATTATATAAGTTTCGTATACATAACACTATAAAATATTGTGAAATTTAAGTGGTACACACATAAAATACATAACACTAAAGTAATATAAGTGTTAGTACAAATGTTACGGTTTGGATCAATTTCAAAAATACAAACTGAACTGAACCAATcggtttgagaaaaaaaatcatcgaaaaaaaatcaaaaagaattgatttagtttgattttcaagtttttttagcaattttttatttttattttagattgatttgaatttaaacACCTATACATAGAGGGATTAGCACCAAAGCAACAAGAATTCAACATGCGCATGCAGGGTCACAATCCACTACTAATTTGTGAACATATAACTCAATTATTATCCTTTGAGTATTATCATTCTTGTCTTTTCCTTCTAAGAtaggaggaaaaagaaaaggccaGATAAAAAATATACCTAGCCGTTGGATACttcacacacacatatttataaatcttgatataaaaaaaatgtatgtgtattatataattcataaacTTGATAGTTACTCAGTTAGTGGTGCTTATGTATCGTATAATACATGAATTCGGTAGTTATTCGACTACTGATAATCTCTAGTTTCCTATGATCACACATGACATTTAGATGATTAATTTGTCAATATAACCTCCTCAGgggcaaaaatatatatatatatatatatatatatatatatatatatatatatatatatatatatatatatatatatatattcaaagaaAACACAACAAGTTACGctttaattaattcatacaCAGATACACAAATACCTCAAACCCAATTAACTTGATCGTTAGAATCCTTTTACTGATATTTTCTCCGACTCCAGAACTTAGTCAGAACAGTTGGCAAGTAAACAACTTCCAAAACTCGATCACAGCTCACTGGAGCTTAGTCATAACAATATGTataaatattgataaataaaatagctattaatagaataaaaataaagggaaaatgtGAACTTTGTTGATATTTCTCTTTTACTTTCAAAAACTCttctactttaatttaaaatcaaaattttaatcatttataaatGGTGctttaatagattaaaaaaaacaaatgagagGTAAAGGAGAACCGCTCTATCAATCGCATAGTTAGAGAATATTTCAATGAAAGGAATCTAGACTCTAAATTATTTAGTTGGACACCGTGTGTgacttgttttaaatttttgatacCTAAGTTTAATTCTTAACCGAttcaaaaaataagatgatCAGGATACCGATGATATTtcgtaattaattataaattatcttattttaatctCTGGTAATGATTTGATCATGTTTTCCTGTTTTAAGGAGATAATTATATCTATCATTTTCGATCCGTAATTTTtagagtaataaataaatcagttTAAAGCATTTCCAATTAAGATTCTTGGAGgattttttaagtgaaaaaacTATTTCTTGTAGTTtcttttccattaaaaaaaaattatgtgaaagAAATAAGAGTtgtatcttttataaaaaaacaatttcttactagcaaagaataatatttatcttattgATTTTGTTCAATGTCAttgtgttttatttaataatttaaaaaatataaaagtacgagttttttgaaattttttaacattgGAATATAATTATTGATGGATTTCTTACAAATAAGACATAgtggaaattataaaaaataatgttagaaCGACCAAATAACTAAAAATCCTCACTTAAAAGATTCATATTAAAAATGAGATTAATATATTCCTGATATTGGCTTAAATTGTGTCACCTAGCCGAGGTATGTACTCGGTTTGACCAAGTATCTTTCAGATAATATTGGATTAACAAATAGACCTGCAACTGCATCTCCAAATTCGATAGTAGCATATATGATCTCAGAACTTGGCCAATACCAAAACTGCCAATTCAACTTAttgcttaaaaaaaaggaaaattcattaaaactatTATTGATCTTTTTCTATCTAAACTAATGGAtttaaagcaaataaaaaaaattcctaaactAATTCCCCAGATTTTTTATCAGTTCCTATTTAGCTAACGGTTCCTTTTCTCGTTCTTCCTTCAAGTGTGCTTTCTCATCCTTATTGGCCTTTTTTACTTCATCTTGtgtcagcagcttcttcttggtCTCCTCAATGGACTCAATCAGACTCTTCAAGCAAGTCTCAGAGTCTTGAGCAATTGACTTAGGCATGAGATTCTCAGCAACATATCAGCAGGTTTCAAGTTGACGTCCCCCAAAACTTCTCAACAGTACTGGAAAACAAACTGTGAGACTCAACATCCAAGTAGCTTTTGGCCAGCACCATGAAATTTCACTACtaggaaaaacattttttacgaCAGCAAAACGATAATGATTGATCAAGAACCGTCTTAATATATAAGTCGTTGGACTGTAGTATATTCCAAGGGTTGGGCTGTTTGTCAATTAAAGCGGTACATGAGCTGGGTTCAGAACGTTAACATTTGTCTTGTAAGTATACCAACCACTGCTGGAGTTGTCGGTGTACAGCTTTGGCGTCCTGTCCTGAAACGCAATGGCCCTGCCTTCTTTGAAGACATGTTGGATGTAAGCGCCAATAACGCTTGTGGAAGGTCAGTTTTAAGAACCTATTCTCTTTGGAGGGATTCGAGGATTTATGATTTGCACTCCACCACACTGTAAGTCCTTGGAACGTGTTTTCTTCATTGTCGTCAATGCCGAGGACTACTAGGGTTTGGCTATCCGTCACCACTTCGGCTTTGAGCCTGCCGGCTCTTTGGGCTGAGTTTACACTGAGGTGGGTTCGGATGGCAATGTAGGCTTGGCTTCTCTTTCTCTCGAGGACTTGTTCCCCTGTGAATTCAGGGAAGGATACATGGATGTAAGAGTGCACATGGCTTGTTAACTTGCGTACGTACTTTATGATATAGTTACGAACACTGTACGGGAGGAATTGCTCATACGTGACGTACACAAATATAATGTTATCCATAACTGTTCCTAGCTGTGACCGTGGATATGACCACAATTCCCATCCTTCCATGAAACtccattcttcttctttatgTCGAGTGATTTCGGTCTGGGTATGTGGTATTTATAATAGAGAGTGAAATGGACTAATAATATGTGATAGGTTTgttaagttgaaaaaaaataatcaaaaaccaaatcaattatattgatttaattcagatttttttttttgaaaataagttgATTCAGAATATTGAAGTGAAAGAAACGTATTAATGGGACCAATCTaaatcaaatttattgatttggttTAGATAATCGAATTCATCAAGTCAATCCGATTTAATAAAATTCTCACTATCTCAACTAAACATTCTTAATATTTTCTCAACAATTAATTTCCCTCTCAACGGCTTCAaactaaattctttttttttttatctttaattctgTGCATGATCTTCTCAACAAATTATCCCATTTAAACTATCATCTTTTATCTCTATTTttgaattgaatttcaataattaaaaataactctgtatcaaaattttaaattgatcatttatataatttatatatttaaacatatttatttagtattttgttatgaattttaatgATACAAAAACAAATTATCTTGTGTTTTCATAGATAAGCTGGAACAGCAGGCAAATTAAACGAGATGGGGCCTTTTCAGCTTTTTTTCTTAAGCTCACGGACATGGTTGTGTTAATGCACGTGCAAATCCATGATGAGGAAGATTAATTTGAGTGATGCATGAGTAGTGAAAACAGTTACAAAGAACACAAACGGGTGTTGAACACGTGGCACTTGCGTTTGTTCTCTCTTTTGGCGCTGGCGCTAAATGATCGTGACGCAGAGAGTGTTGCTCTCCTACTTTCTCGGAACACTCTATCATGCATCTTTCTCATTTCTCACttccaaacaaacaaacattacCAACACTAACATGCTAACatacatcattttttaaaattattattattataattatactaatttctttcaaaattataattattcaatGGATTTTTCTCTCTCTGAGTCTCCTCATATTCAATCTCAACAACCATCTTTGATTCAACGTGAACGTCTTACTGCATTCTCGGGTTTGAATTAATGCATCATTATATTCTCTTTTCAAACTTTtcaaattcttcttcttttcccttCTTTTATTTTGTCCTTCTCCATGTTGCAGTTTTACAAATTTTTCCATTCTTGAAgggtcaacaacaacaaaagggaATGTTAGGCTTCCATTAAAGGGTTCTGAAAACTACTATGCATGGGTTGAATTCACATTATTCTTGGTATTCTTTATATTTCtggaatattattttgaaaatctttgaaATACATTGTTGCATTGAAACGTAGCACACAAAAAGTTGTCCTTTTTTACTCCAAACCTCTTGGGACCATTTTTTCAAGTTGATGTTTTGTGTTTATGAGCAAAACAGTGACATATATACTCAGCCTCAATTACGTACAAGGGTAGAAAGATTGTGCCTTAACTAGTGAATGGAATTGGAATCATAATGCTTTGATAGCATTGTATTTGTGTAATTTAATTCAGACTACCATGATTCCAATTTCTAACTTTTTACTTTCATTGGGGGTGGGTTGGATATTAATTCCAGGCTTTATGCTTTTAAGAGTTTCTAGGATGATAcgataaaataatttctttgaaACATGTCTCCATGGATCTGAAGTTGCATGCCCCTCCTACAG
This genomic interval from Glycine max cultivar Williams 82 chromosome 5, Glycine_max_v4.0, whole genome shotgun sequence contains the following:
- the COL11 gene encoding zinc finger protein CONSTANS-LIKE 16-like, whose amino-acid sequence is MRDMKDAGALGGKTARACDSCVSRRARWFCAADDAFLCHGCDTLVHSANQLASRHERVRLQTASSKVTTTHAWHSGFTRKARTPRHNSKHFALQQRLKDEVLFNNTSVLPLVPELGGEEQEPVVVDNDETEEQMLCRVPVFDPFDVRTDDLDSFSDMDFAEFAADVESLLDKEDDEISACVGGGEGVQGAMVKVKDEEEIDGDVACYLESVFDDAFHWNNIESVLSDAREEKEGVVACDGGVGDEEGGTKRDIFLRLNYDEVITAWSSQGSSPWTTSNPPKFNSDYDFSLGLSGVGGEVRSLRGHLDGGREARVSRYREKRRTRLFAKKIRYEVRKLNAEKRPRMKGRFVKRTCFVGANAFPAYH